One Osmerus mordax isolate fOsmMor3 chromosome 16, fOsmMor3.pri, whole genome shotgun sequence genomic window carries:
- the mtf2 gene encoding metal-response element-binding transcription factor 2 isoform X2 produces MRDSGSPPFSRQLDAAPLAPPLSALSIKEEYVEAAMLADKFAEGQDVLARWSDGLFYLGTVTKIDRDRQRCFIVFEDRSKSWVLWKDIQTGEDEDDDDDGDEMVCTICQEENSEEPNEIVICDRCGQGYHQLCHSPIINPSVIDSDEKWLCRPCVIATTPKRGSSLKKGPQDKRPLQGQQGQQACLPYALEELVWDQGHKTNIQQCYCYCGGPGEWYLKMLQCSRCEQWFHEACVQAFQRPMLCGDRFYLFVCSVCNGGPEYLKRLPLRWVDVAHLSLYNLSVIYKKKYFDSERELMTYINHNWDLLQLGKLAHTPREERYERILEALNCNNNMFMSGKEIKKKKHLFGLRIRFPPGPEGSEVPSHRKPERASNEITIKGRKTHKPRPPASEATNGTLKNRKRKQESCSLETLAKLQRSCQPTQEVKKQQSEPPSLDLLSSRRSDRYLPSSSTSDVESLSNTETTSSSLSRQSSFCSSTKPPPTRYPPAPQPPVKRKRGRPRRALENPPASHPDPQGPSAPGPHSPGPMQGLHSPDMDPDSQLSHLKTSISSYFGAAGRLACGEKYRVLARRVTLDGDVQYLVEWEGVTAS; encoded by the exons ATGAG AGACTCTGGATCGCCCCCCTTCTCCCGCCAGCTGGACGCCGCCCCcctggctccgcccctctccgcCCTCAGCATCAAGGAGGAGTATGTGGAGGCGGCCATGTTGGCCGACAAGTTTGCAGAGGGCCAGGATGTCCTGGCTCGATGGTCGGATGGACTCTTCTACCTGGGAACTGTAACCAAG AtcgacagagacaggcagcgcTGTTTCATAGTGTTCGAGGATCGCTCCAAATCCTGGGTCCTGTGGAAGGATATCCAAACAG gagaggatgaggatgatgatgatgacggggATGAGATGGTGTGCACCATCTGCCAGGAGGAGAACTCCGAGGAACCCAACGAGATCGTCATCTGTGATCGATGTGGCCAAG GTTACCACCAGCTGTGCCACTCCCCTATCATCAACCCCAGCGTGATCGACTCTGACGAGAAGTGGCTGTGCAGGCCGTGTGTGATCGCCACCACgcccaag AGAGGCAGTTCTCTGAAGAAGGGCCCCCAGGACAAGCGTCCTCTGCAGGGCCAGCAGGGCCAGCAGGCCTGCCTGCCCTACGCCCTGGAGGAGCTCGTCTGGGACCAGGGACACAAGACCAACATCCAGCAGTGCTACTGCTACTGTGGGGGGCCTGGGGA gtggtacCTGAAGATGCTGCAGTGTAGCAGGTGTGAGCAGTGGTTCCATGAAGCCTGCGTTCAGGCCTTCCAGAGGCCTATGCTCTGCGGAGACAG GTtctatctgtttgtgtgttcggTTTGCAACGGTGGACCAGAGTACCTCAAACGCCTACCTCTTagatg ggtggacgTAGCTCACCTGAGCCTGTATAACCTGAGTGTGATCTACAAGAAGAAGTACTTTGACTCTGAGCGGGAGCTCATGACCTACATCAACCACAACTGGGACCTGCTGCAGCTGGGAAAG CTCGCTCACACCCCCAGAGAAGAACGCTACGAGCGCATTCTGGAAGCACTGAACTGCAACAACAACAT gTTCATGTCAGGTAAGGAGATCAAGAAGAAGAAGCACCTGTTTGGTCTGCGGATCCGGTTCCCCCCGGGCCCCGAGGGCTCCGAGGTCCCGTCCCACCGGAAGCCCGAGAGAGCCTCCAACGAGATCACCATCAAGGGACGCAAGACGcacaagccccgccccccagccag CGAGGCGACAAACGGAACACtgaagaacaggaagaggaaacagGAGAGCTGCTCCCTGGAGACTCTGGCCAAGCTCCAACGCTCCTGCCAACccacccag gaagTGAAGAAGCAGCAGTCCGAGCCTCCCTCCCTGGACCTGCTGTCCTCCAGGAG gagTGACCGGTATCTCCCGTCCTCCAGTACCTCAGATGTGGAGTCTCTCAGCAACACTGAAACTACCTCAAGCAGCCTGTCAAGGCAGTccag CTTCTGCAGCTCCActaagcccccccccacccgctacccgcccgccccccagccccccgtcAAGAGAAAGCGGGGGCGCCCCCGACGGGCCCTAGAGAACCCCCCTGCCAGCCACCCAGACCCCCAGGGCCCCTCCGCCCCGGGCCCCCACAGCCCTGGCCCCATGCAGGGCCTCCACTCCCCGGACATGGACCCGGACAGCCAGCTCTCCCACCTCAAGACCTCCATCAGCAGCTACTTCGGGGCGGCCGGCCGGCTGGCCTGCGGGGAGAAGTACCGGGTCCTGGCCAGGCGGGTCACCCTGGACGGTGACGTCCAGTACCTGGTGGAGTGGGAGGGCGTCACCGCGTCCTAA
- the mtf2 gene encoding metal-response element-binding transcription factor 2 isoform X1: MRDSGSPPFSRQLDAAPLAPPLSALSIKEEYVEAAMLADKFAEGQDVLARWSDGLFYLGTVTKIDRDRQRCFIVFEDRSKSWVLWKDIQTGEDEDDDDDGDEMVCTICQEENSEEPNEIVICDRCGQGYHQLCHSPIINPSVIDSDEKWLCRPCVIATTPKRGSSLKKGPQDKRPLQGQQGQQACLPYALEELVWDQGHKTNIQQCYCYCGGPGEWYLKMLQCSRCEQWFHEACVQAFQRPMLCGDRFYLFVCSVCNGGPEYLKRLPLRWVDVAHLSLYNLSVIYKKKYFDSERELMTYINHNWDLLQLGKLAHTPREERYERILEALNCNNNMFMSGKEIKKKKHLFGLRIRFPPGPEGSEVPSHRKPERASNEITIKGRKTHKPRPPASEATNGTLKNRKRKQESCSLETLAKLQRSCQPTQEVKKQQSEPPSLDLLSSRSRSDRYLPSSSTSDVESLSNTETTSSSLSRQSSFCSSTKPPPTRYPPAPQPPVKRKRGRPRRALENPPASHPDPQGPSAPGPHSPGPMQGLHSPDMDPDSQLSHLKTSISSYFGAAGRLACGEKYRVLARRVTLDGDVQYLVEWEGVTAS; this comes from the exons ATGAG AGACTCTGGATCGCCCCCCTTCTCCCGCCAGCTGGACGCCGCCCCcctggctccgcccctctccgcCCTCAGCATCAAGGAGGAGTATGTGGAGGCGGCCATGTTGGCCGACAAGTTTGCAGAGGGCCAGGATGTCCTGGCTCGATGGTCGGATGGACTCTTCTACCTGGGAACTGTAACCAAG AtcgacagagacaggcagcgcTGTTTCATAGTGTTCGAGGATCGCTCCAAATCCTGGGTCCTGTGGAAGGATATCCAAACAG gagaggatgaggatgatgatgatgacggggATGAGATGGTGTGCACCATCTGCCAGGAGGAGAACTCCGAGGAACCCAACGAGATCGTCATCTGTGATCGATGTGGCCAAG GTTACCACCAGCTGTGCCACTCCCCTATCATCAACCCCAGCGTGATCGACTCTGACGAGAAGTGGCTGTGCAGGCCGTGTGTGATCGCCACCACgcccaag AGAGGCAGTTCTCTGAAGAAGGGCCCCCAGGACAAGCGTCCTCTGCAGGGCCAGCAGGGCCAGCAGGCCTGCCTGCCCTACGCCCTGGAGGAGCTCGTCTGGGACCAGGGACACAAGACCAACATCCAGCAGTGCTACTGCTACTGTGGGGGGCCTGGGGA gtggtacCTGAAGATGCTGCAGTGTAGCAGGTGTGAGCAGTGGTTCCATGAAGCCTGCGTTCAGGCCTTCCAGAGGCCTATGCTCTGCGGAGACAG GTtctatctgtttgtgtgttcggTTTGCAACGGTGGACCAGAGTACCTCAAACGCCTACCTCTTagatg ggtggacgTAGCTCACCTGAGCCTGTATAACCTGAGTGTGATCTACAAGAAGAAGTACTTTGACTCTGAGCGGGAGCTCATGACCTACATCAACCACAACTGGGACCTGCTGCAGCTGGGAAAG CTCGCTCACACCCCCAGAGAAGAACGCTACGAGCGCATTCTGGAAGCACTGAACTGCAACAACAACAT gTTCATGTCAGGTAAGGAGATCAAGAAGAAGAAGCACCTGTTTGGTCTGCGGATCCGGTTCCCCCCGGGCCCCGAGGGCTCCGAGGTCCCGTCCCACCGGAAGCCCGAGAGAGCCTCCAACGAGATCACCATCAAGGGACGCAAGACGcacaagccccgccccccagccag CGAGGCGACAAACGGAACACtgaagaacaggaagaggaaacagGAGAGCTGCTCCCTGGAGACTCTGGCCAAGCTCCAACGCTCCTGCCAACccacccag gaagTGAAGAAGCAGCAGTCCGAGCCTCCCTCCCTGGACCTGCTGTCCTCCAGGAG caggagTGACCGGTATCTCCCGTCCTCCAGTACCTCAGATGTGGAGTCTCTCAGCAACACTGAAACTACCTCAAGCAGCCTGTCAAGGCAGTccag CTTCTGCAGCTCCActaagcccccccccacccgctacccgcccgccccccagccccccgtcAAGAGAAAGCGGGGGCGCCCCCGACGGGCCCTAGAGAACCCCCCTGCCAGCCACCCAGACCCCCAGGGCCCCTCCGCCCCGGGCCCCCACAGCCCTGGCCCCATGCAGGGCCTCCACTCCCCGGACATGGACCCGGACAGCCAGCTCTCCCACCTCAAGACCTCCATCAGCAGCTACTTCGGGGCGGCCGGCCGGCTGGCCTGCGGGGAGAAGTACCGGGTCCTGGCCAGGCGGGTCACCCTGGACGGTGACGTCCAGTACCTGGTGGAGTGGGAGGGCGTCACCGCGTCCTAA